ctactgtaaaacctttatttgaacgccttATTTTTTACGGCGCTCtcttttttcaacctttctcatatggtggcggtcaaatagaggtggcattcaattagaggttttacggtatttttttattgctttgcttgtcttcatttttaaaattttattaaaataatgagcGATGAAGCAGTAGCTAGTATGCTATGTTTACTAAACTAGTATAAAACTTACTCATTGATGGGAATACTCTGGGAGGTGAGGAAGAGCCACTGGCCAATATAGTGCACGTATATCCTTATAAAGAAGGTAACTATCAGCACGACTATCACTGACCAGAACTCTGTGCTCTTAGGGTCGGATAATCCAAGTTCTATGAGGAGTTGTCTTCGCACGTGTTCGGCATGCCGGTGGTTCTCATCATTTGTGTCTTTGTACTCAGTTCTAAAACACACAAAATGTTTctgtattttcaatttttctatATGCCATGCGTTTGTAGAGTTACTACCATCAGAAAATATTTATGACACCTCAGGTTGGCCTAGATAGCCAACAAGTAAAAGTGAACTTACTAAAAGGAGTCATAGAGTGATCAAAAGGAGTCATAGCGTGATCATTATCAATGCAAATACTCAGCTAATATATGTCATTGCATACTCAGAAGTCTATAAGCAATGTCCATACTGGTGATGAATACTAACTTTACGCTGATCTGGTGGCGCTGAAGTTTCTCGCGATATGTTAGTTTCCTCGGCGGTGATTTCTTCTTGAGGATTTCAGACCTCGGCATCAATGTATACATCCTTTTTGAGTACATGTCCGCTGACTCATTCAAGTATCTCTAAAGAATAACAAAAGTATGTAAAACAAGGTTGTTTAATTTAGAGCTCATTAGAGAAAGATGTCCTGTTTGAACCCGACTCATCCTCTCATATTTAGATACTATAATATTACTAAATGGTAGATTCTCTTTAAATTCAGCAGTATGGCAATGTGTGAGATATGTGGGCCTCAATTTTAGCCTTAGTAAACAGTTTAATAAACAGTAACAAAATTCAGATACCCCCTCCCCCGAGTGAATGATAATAAACACTGAGGTTAAGGTGTTTTTTGCAGCAGCCAGAGATTCATTTCATATCTACTCAAGCGAAGTCACAGTACTTCGAAGTAGTCACACCTCTGCATACTAAGATCCTTTTCTCTGAGATGTGTTTCATATGCTTCATATATTAAAACCAACAATAAAGTAAGTATTCCTAATGGAATACACTAACGTATTGTTTTTGCTCAGCAGCTCAAAAACGTACAAAAAATCCTTAATAAATACTGCGAGTGGTTACACAAAACACTAACACAAATGCATGATACAAAAACTGTAAAGAGCAATGTgcacacaaatattttattcttgaaaaaaactaaattactgataaataaataagtttttatttttagtataactCAGAGGCATGCAAACGAAAGTAGAGGCTTGCTGGTTAAGAGATATCATTGGAAACTCGTGGTTATCGTAGAGATATAGGTGAAGACTATTTTTTGTTTCCGTCAGCATCTCTACTCTGACTTACTAAACCAAAGTGCTTTAAAAAACTATCAACACCATATGCTTGAAATTGCTTTAGGAGTAGAATCAAATATGCACTAGAATTTTCCGTTGCATGTTGCAAAATTCGCCTGAAGTGACCGTAAAAGTAGAGATTCGACTGTATTAATGCTTGCAAAAGCTTTAGTACTCTCAATACCTAATAAACGCTTGTCAAACATAATATACTAAAGCACCTTGTAGGCGATGTCAGGCTCTCCTCTGACAGCTTTGAAGAAATGCTCTCCCTGGTCTCCTCTCATTTGCATTATCTGGTCATCATCAATATCGCTGTCGCTCTCACTGCTTGTCTCATCCCCCTGCACATCCCGCTCTCTCTTAGCATACCGAGATCCATATGTAGTTACAGGTCGCTTTCTCGGTTCTGGCCTCACCTGCAATACACCGATTATTAGTCTTACCAGGTAGTTCTGCTAAACTGTCTGTATTCATCTGGCAGATGGCAACGCTAGACTCGATTAAATTCACTCACTGATCCATTCTCTTCGACAGCGTTTGTCACTTCATAGGTGTCAGCACTAACATTCTCATCAGCTTTGGTATGAGCTGTGACAGGCCTGCTAGGTGCCACGCTGCCAGCTGTAGCAGGCTGGCTAGGTGCCACGCTGCCAGCTGTAGCAGGCCGGCTAGGTGCCACGCTGCCAGCTGTAGGAGGCCGGCTACATGCCACATTGTCAGCTGTAGCAGGCCTGCTAGGTGCTTGGTTGTCAGGTTTGACAGATTTTTCTTCATCCTCTCGTTTGATCTCTGGATCACTTACAAACAAAGAGAAACTACAAATTACACCAGACCCAAGTCCGTTGCTATGCACTATATTAAAAGAGACAGTAAGAATAAATGTATGATGTAGTCGAAAGTTATAGTAGGCGCTTCAATTATTTTGGAATTGATATCAGTTTCAAATCCCTgacttttaatattttcaaattcTTATTTAAACCAACGACCTGACTTGATCATCACCACTTTTGATTAAAACAGCTTTATTGATCTCTTAaccaattttttgtgcaaaaacaaCCTCAACCATTTGAAATAAGAGGGAAAAAGTTTGTTAACTTAACTTTATATCATATCATGCAtatgtttgttcatttttttaaaataatcaacAAGTTCGTGACTCTGCTAGTCAAATGCTTCCAAAAAAGAGGAATCACAGGCTTGTATTCAGTACAAGCACTGCAAGGAGTATATCTTTTGGGTTAGTCAAACCTGCTAAACTAATTCACCTTTCAACCGAATTTATGAGATATTGAAAGAACCTTCTTATCATGGTTGGAATGAACATGTAGGGTTAGTATAAGTGTTTAATTTATCTgtattatgatattatatacTATGAAACTTTAGTAGGAAAAAGAGCTAAGACTACAAGAGCAAGCAATGTTTATCTGATCTGAAAGTTGTCATACGTGACCCAGTTTAACGTCACTCTAAGGCTAAATGATTGGACTGAATTCAGCATACGACTCTTTGATTTGAGACTAAAACTAATGACTTAGCGAGAGATCTAGTTACTAGCAGACTGTAATAACTCAGCAACATACTCAGCTTCCTCTGCTCTCAGGCTAGCCTTAGATTCCTGTAGGTACTGTTTAGGAGTCTTAGGAGGGACGTAGCCTCTAAGCCTGTTAATTTTCTCTGGATCTGATAAAAGTTCTGATGAGAACTGAAGCTCGACTTCATATTCTTTTTGACCACCGAGATATCTAACAGGGAAAACAACTACTGTATACAGATGAGAAATAATTGAGTAATATCGGGCAAAGTATTAAATCATAAGTTACAGCATAAGTTACAGCCATGACTTGTGTCTCTTCTTGTAATGATTTCCTATGATAACCATAAAGTTTAACTGCAATATTGAAATATCAAATGAGGCAGTTGAACTACAAGAGTCAACATGACACCAGATTTTCTGGTTAGccacattcaaagttttaaaagtgGTATGGTCAACATAATTATGCATACTTTGGCAGTTGAATGACCTCAAAATAGAGATTGCACATCCAATGGTCTAAATCAGAAGAAATGAGCTCCTCTATCTTTGTGTGTTTGTCTATCCGCGGGTCAATTTCACTTCTCAAAAATGGTGCTTTGTACCTGCATAACAACCATACCAACAACATACTTAATAATAGCTAATGGCTTCATATCGATGTCCATGTATAGTCTCTGACGAATGGAGCATATAGCCACAATAGACTGTACACATAACTTGGGTTTTAGGACAATTGATACACAATTGAATTATTGAATATTGCATATTGACAATTGAACATGCACGCTAACTACTTGTACCCCTGTACTAACTGACAGATCTTTGTAAAAAGAATGGTGGTACCCTACTGACTGGTAATAATCTACATACCCACTGGTAGTACTCCACACATTCACTGATAGTACTCCACACATTCACTGATGGTACTTCCCACATTCACTGATAGTACTCCACACATTCACTGATGGTACTCCCCACATTCGCTGATGGTACTTCACACATTCACTGATGGTACTCCACACATTCACTGATGGTACTTCACACATTCACTGATGGTATTTCACACATTCACTGATGGTACTCAACACATTCACTGATGGGACTCTACACATTCACTGATAGTACTCCATACATTCACTGATGATACTTCCCACATTCACTGATGGTACTCCACACATTCACTGAAGGTACTCTAAATACACAATGGTAGTACTTTAGATATTACATACTAGAGCCCCTAAATATACTCACTACTAATACTATATAAAATAGCATACATTATGCTCTCATAGACTTAATGATGACTCGCTACACCTTTTTAGTACGACATCATGCAATCTCTTATGATCCCTGGACCCTCTCATGTAGTAACTCATTAACTGTCAACTAACATTTGTTATGGGAataaaattcaataaatgctcATACTTACAAGCCCTGAATAATATCCATGTTGTTATCACATATGGGAAAGCAGCCCCAAGAGACGACCCGATCAGTCTGGACAACAGAACCACGCAAGAGGAAGAGCTCAAACACGAGCACCATACTAGGTGTAAGAGAAATGGGAGGTGGTAGAACAGCAAACACGCTCTGGTTGATCTACAAAACAGTTAGTTATCAGATGGTAccatatactagtaccctacaCTAGTACCCTATACTAGTGTCATATACTAGTACCATAGACTAGTGCCATATACTAGTACCATACACTAGCACCCTATACTAGCACcatatactattactatatactAACGCCCTATACTAACACCATATACTGGTACATATACTAGTACCGTATACTAGTAccatatactagtaccctataGTAGTACCCTATAGTAGTACCATATACTAGTAccatatactagtaccctataATAGCACCATATACTAGTACCATGTACTATTACCCTATAATAGCACCATATGCTAGTACCCTATACTACTACCATGTACTAGTGTAGAGTACTAGTATATGGTACTAGAATGACAATAGATGCAACAGTCAACAATAGATCAACTCTAGAGAGTCGTACTCACGGCCATTTCAAAGTTGTAGTAGTTGCCATTATGCATGATTGGTAGAGTCGCTCCTCCCCACTGTTGGCCCTTTAGCTTTGACCACCTCATAGCTGAGCCTCCTACTCTGTTGTATAGGGACACCATGAGCACGTACCTTCCACCTGAGTAGTGATATAACGCAGGTTACAGCAACAATGACGGTACAATGAAAAAGGTAGCAAAACTCTTTCGCTCTTAGAATCAGAAGCTTTTACTAACTGACAACCGTATCTTTGTTATCGAATTGATGACCTTGTGAAAGCATTTCTACCACAGCACAAGTCTATATTTCTGCGATGGGATTCAAATAGATAAGCATACTCAGTCAGGCAGTTCGGCATAACTGATATTTTTGTCATGTTCCATATCATAGAGATGATTGAAAATAGCAAAATGGCAAAAAGTAGCAAATGGTTCAATGGCTGACCAGGAAGTTTGTCCTTGACACCCCGCAGAGCCTTAAGTTTGATCTGAATAGGTTGGGGTGTTCTCTTCCAGTCAAGTTTCCATCTTCTACCCTTTGCACCTCCATACTCCCCATCAGCCAATGATAGGTCTCCATACATGGTCTGCAGTCAAGCATAGTTTTTCAATGAGAGGGACAAGGCTAGTGAATAAAGGAGGTCCAAGTCATaaataaaactacaaaaatatcaTCTGTagaaattttaatgaaaatgcATCTGAAACACGAACCAACCTTAACAATGACTTCTGCCCTGATCAGGTTTGAAGAGAACGTCATAAACCTAAACTAACCTTGATAGTGCCTCCTGCCCTGATCAGGTTTGTTGAAAGCTTATTCTCAGCCCTTTTAAATGTCTTATGAATTGCATCCAGCAACAGCCGCTCCTTTTGTTTGGCTATTTCCACCTTTCTTGCAAGCAAACGCCTTTTTTCTAACAACAACCAGAAACATTCTAACCATCTTCAGTGACTCATGCATGGCAGTGACTCATACATGGTAGTGACTCATACACGGCAGTGACTCATACATTGCAGTGATTCATACATGGTAGTGACTCATACATGGTAGTGACTCATGCACGGTAGTAACTCATACATGGTAGTGACTCATACATGGTAGTGAATCATACATGGTAGTGACTCATACATGTTAGTGACTCATACATGGTAGTGACTCATACATGGTAGTGACTCATACATGGTAATGACTCATACATTGTAGTGACTCATACATGGTAGTGACTCGTGAGTGGTGCTAAATATGCCAATACTAATAGTTTCCTTTTCCTGTGAAATCATATTGTTTAGGATGCACTTGCTACTCTCTATAAATTTACCAACCTTATGTTAATTATACTGAAAGTTGTTATTCAtagattaaactaataacaccAAAATTAAGCAAAAAAAACTAATTGCCTGTAGAGGCAAACAAAGATAGCTTGAGAGCTGAGCTCTTAGACTATCTTGGTGATTATCTGATCTGAGCTCAAGGACTTCTCAAAATGTGAGTTATTCGCTTGATTTGCAATATTTATTGTCAAGACATCAGTGTGTTGCTTCTAGAT
The genomic region above belongs to Watersipora subatra chromosome 1, tzWatSuba1.1, whole genome shotgun sequence and contains:
- the LOC137401048 gene encoding uncharacterized protein, which encodes MEEKRALPESATFHEFLKENSEDYGIEHSDSDDDYGKAEDFDDLPDLYRYLEALESAETDLDDHQKPPDLFNQPEHKHNVNNIKLLKYEVEEGHVQSYVEDFETKAKDEVLVVGDISLEEIQKEERLLRDEHIAFQQQELTLEKQRRQELLKIEEDVKKRVAQDLREKRRLLARKVEIAKQKERLLLDAIHKTFKRAENKLSTNLIRAGGTIKTMYGDLSLADGEYGGAKGRRWKLDWKRTPQPIQIKLKALRGVKDKLPGGRYVLMVSLYNRVGGSAMRWSKLKGQQWGGATLPIMHNGNYYNFEMAINQSVFAVLPPPISLTPSMVLVFELFLLRGSVVQTDRVVSWGCFPICDNNMDIIQGLYKAPFLRSEIDPRIDKHTKIEELISSDLDHWMCNLYFEVIQLPKYLGGQKEYEVELQFSSELLSDPEKINRLRGYVPPKTPKQYLQESKASLRAEEADDPEIKREDEEKSVKPDNQAPSRPATADNVACSRPPTAGSVAPSRPATAGSVAPSQPATAGSVAPSRPVTAHTKADENVSADTYEVTNAVEENGSVRPEPRKRPVTTYGSRYAKRERDVQGDETSSESDSDIDDDQIMQMRGDQGEHFFKAVRGEPDIAYKRYLNESADMYSKRMYTLMPRSEILKKKSPPRKLTYREKLQRHQISVKTEYKDTNDENHRHAEHVRRQLLIELGLSDPKSTEFWSVIVVLIVTFFIRIYVHYIGQWLFLTSQSIPINDLVLLPYTVQIMYRNTLLHTVEEIVVVGMGPMSVFVIFALGVLFSFCTIRALGSFPNIGHKIIMAFGFQALMDPFFVTIMDAGLQTWDLPNLPANSASADFSKLYWLFVRTEGTGLGGIFITICIYMFTAFISGSLIYMYFLRGYNNGRMIDVYWRLHSPSNMIYMPYDLEISFPELDSICKKAELWRGEEGERRKISVYDYEWEEEYESAGKKITNTEKTTHLSIHTVHLDGLRELYRHFLVAADGAILEIFAQDSGPAATKLTRRERSAKTRQSSAGSLHKVKGRQTVFTRAAFREDTTLTETESRMSTMSSKEDLKKMS